A portion of the Rhodopseudomonas sp. BAL398 genome contains these proteins:
- a CDS encoding LemA family protein encodes MTGWIILGIIVVLVLFALATYNRLVALRQRVGQAFADIDVQLKQRHDLIPNLVETVKGYAAHERGTLDDVVKARNAALSAQGPSQIAAAENQLSGALGRLIALSEAYPDLKANANFQQLQAELSDIENKIAASRRFFNNAVQEYNTGIQQMPAALFAGALGFTHKDFFDLGETRSQVEQVPQVKF; translated from the coding sequence ATGACCGGCTGGATTATTCTCGGTATCATCGTCGTGCTGGTGCTGTTCGCGCTGGCGACCTACAACCGGCTGGTGGCGCTACGCCAGCGCGTCGGCCAGGCCTTCGCCGATATCGACGTGCAGCTCAAGCAGCGCCACGATCTGATTCCCAATCTGGTCGAGACCGTGAAGGGCTACGCCGCGCATGAGCGCGGCACGCTCGACGACGTCGTCAAGGCGCGCAATGCCGCGCTGTCGGCGCAGGGGCCGAGCCAGATCGCCGCCGCCGAAAACCAGCTCTCCGGCGCGCTCGGCCGGCTGATCGCGCTGAGCGAGGCCTATCCGGACCTCAAGGCCAATGCCAATTTCCAGCAGCTGCAAGCCGAACTCTCCGACATCGAGAACAAGATCGCCGCCAGCCGCCGCTTCTTCAACAACGCCGTCCAGGAGTACAATACCGGCATCCAGCAGATGCCGGCGGCGCTGTTCGCCGGCGCGCTCGGCTTCACCCACAAGGATTTCTTCGATCTCGGCGAGACCCGCAGCCAGGTCGAGCAGGTGCCGCAGGTGAAGTTCTGA
- a CDS encoding M48 family metallopeptidase, producing the protein MAAYGLYTHIASNRFRSVLLLGGLFLLIYVLVYAGALVGEVMADRGAPLQYYLQAAGYDLLRASPVATIGAALWIVIAYFFHQNMIDAITGGRDVTRQQQPRLYNLLENLCISRGIPMPKLKVMDNAALNAFATGLNQKQYAITVTSGLLAALDDQEIEAVLGHELTHIRNGDVQMMVIAVIIAGVVGFAGELMFRMLFYSRFSFGGGGNRSSSSSSNDRKGGGGGAILAIVLAVVLVAVAWALSQLVRLALSRAREFLADAGSVELTKNPDAMISALRKIENRGELPGATSAVMEMCLDNPREGFVDLFATHPSVDSRVAALVKFAGGHDPGPLALPSDQDAGPDGDPGQDGDPHPGPWSDPPARKGFLRGPWGRRV; encoded by the coding sequence ATGGCCGCCTATGGTCTCTATACCCACATCGCCTCGAACAGATTTCGTTCGGTGCTGCTGCTTGGCGGGTTGTTTCTGCTGATCTATGTGCTGGTCTATGCTGGCGCGCTGGTCGGCGAGGTAATGGCCGATCGCGGCGCGCCGCTGCAATATTATCTGCAGGCCGCGGGTTACGATCTGCTGCGGGCGTCCCCCGTCGCCACCATCGGCGCGGCGCTGTGGATCGTGATCGCCTATTTCTTCCACCAGAACATGATCGACGCCATCACCGGCGGCCGCGACGTCACCCGGCAGCAGCAGCCGCGGCTGTATAATCTCTTGGAAAACCTGTGCATCTCGCGCGGCATTCCCATGCCGAAGCTGAAAGTGATGGACAATGCGGCGCTGAACGCCTTCGCCACCGGGTTGAATCAGAAGCAATACGCCATCACGGTCACCTCCGGCCTGCTGGCCGCGCTGGACGATCAGGAAATCGAGGCGGTGCTGGGCCATGAATTGACCCATATCCGCAATGGCGACGTGCAGATGATGGTGATCGCGGTGATCATCGCCGGCGTGGTCGGCTTCGCCGGAGAGCTGATGTTCCGGATGTTGTTTTATTCGCGCTTCAGCTTTGGCGGCGGCGGCAATCGCTCGTCCTCATCCTCCAGCAACGACCGCAAAGGCGGCGGTGGCGGCGCCATCCTGGCCATCGTGCTGGCGGTGGTGCTGGTGGCCGTGGCCTGGGCGCTGTCGCAGCTGGTGCGGCTGGCGCTGTCGCGCGCCCGCGAATTCCTGGCCGATGCCGGATCGGTGGAACTGACCAAGAATCCCGACGCCATGATCTCGGCGCTGCGCAAGATCGAAAACCGCGGCGAACTGCCGGGCGCCACCTCGGCGGTGATGGAAATGTGCCTCGACAATCCGCGCGAGGGCTTTGTCGACCTGTTCGCCACCCATCCGTCGGTCGACTCCCGGGTGGCGGCGCTGGTCAAATTCGCCGGCGGCCACGACCCCGGCCCGCTGGCGCTGCCATCGGACCAAGATGCCGGGCCGGACGGCGATCCTGGCCAGGATGGTGATCCCCATCCCGGCCCGTGGAGCGATCCCCCAGCCCGCAAGGGATTCCTGCGCGGCCCCTGGGGGCGGCGGGTGTGA
- a CDS encoding DUF1656 domain-containing protein, with the protein MTRTFQELVIDDVMIAPFVSYLVVALIVFLLIRPLARRAGFELVFSHPPVAECSLFIIILASLIAFF; encoded by the coding sequence ATGACTCGCACCTTCCAGGAACTCGTCATCGACGACGTGATGATCGCACCCTTCGTGTCCTACCTTGTGGTCGCGCTGATCGTGTTTCTGCTGATCAGGCCGCTCGCACGCCGGGCAGGCTTCGAACTCGTATTCAGCCATCCGCCCGTCGCGGAATGCAGTCTTTTCATCATCATTCTCGCATCCCTGATCGCGTTCTTCTGA
- a CDS encoding TetR/AcrR family transcriptional regulator — protein sequence MQNKDQKAPPRRGRPPKGTEDESLERILDAAAASFLEAGYAATSVDGVTAAAGVSKTTFYGRFESKAALFAEVARRWIGRGAEIPELGEADDSAAVRDRLHAIALSMLGTALKPEVIAFDRIISAETVRFPELARIHKGFRTVHGARAIEDCLRAGVERGELALDDIGFAADFFLTVAIRGPLRKAVLSVENAGLSPKHRRDLQKTIELFLNGARKREAT from the coding sequence ATGCAGAACAAAGACCAGAAAGCGCCGCCACGCCGTGGGCGACCACCCAAGGGAACTGAGGACGAGTCGCTCGAGCGCATTCTCGACGCGGCGGCGGCCTCGTTCCTCGAGGCCGGCTATGCGGCCACGAGCGTCGACGGTGTCACCGCGGCGGCCGGAGTTTCGAAAACGACGTTCTACGGTCGTTTCGAGAGCAAGGCCGCGTTGTTCGCGGAGGTCGCTCGGCGGTGGATCGGACGGGGGGCGGAAATTCCGGAGCTCGGTGAGGCGGATGACAGCGCAGCCGTTCGGGATCGCCTGCACGCGATTGCCCTCTCTATGCTCGGCACGGCACTGAAGCCGGAGGTCATCGCATTCGATCGGATCATCTCAGCCGAGACGGTGAGGTTTCCCGAACTTGCGCGCATCCATAAGGGGTTCAGGACGGTACACGGCGCGCGGGCGATCGAGGATTGTTTGCGAGCGGGCGTTGAACGCGGCGAACTTGCGCTCGACGACATCGGGTTCGCGGCCGATTTCTTTCTCACTGTGGCAATCCGAGGACCGTTGCGAAAGGCTGTCCTCTCGGTCGAGAACGCCGGGCTTTCCCCAAAGCACCGCCGGGACCTCCAGAAGACGATTGAGTTGTTTCTCAACGGTGCCCGAAAGCGCGAAGCAACGTAA
- a CDS encoding FUSC family protein — translation MPVTMSPAKPFRIAGFALRDWGFALRIWAAMMISLYIAFWLQLEGAASAATCVGILALPTRGHALEKAFWRLFGTAVGVIVSIAITGAFNEIRELMFLSYAIWLGICTYIASHFEGNRAYGAVLSGYTVAIVAIAQIDAPEKVFMAGMNRGAAIFVAIVVVTVINDILAAPALSTLVGEKLARARMQVTEFAATTITKGTTTASDVGNLLQTVTAIRTDIDAVAAEGLSGGRRAAAAASAISALVQQTNMARAVAVAIDDLGNIGAEQREKLVASMKGSDHQAATELRNKLRSVERAPDSPTGHLLAASGVTLLLECERQGALTISDVRSGRGRKEPSDLPIFRCRASALRDALRVFCVVLVVGALLSLTNWPAVSAVLIPATALAAMSSSTPDPLGFVKGACIMAVLAAVLVGITKFVLLSGADAFPLLAISMAPLVMAGALLLTIPKPSAFLLGFLTLALSPGLMNPQNPEDYSALGFLVNTMLTLGGFFILLPALSLLLPTTDRHRRCWLLESAETDCRDAFAGRGKSDNSPEMSFRDASRIAQFGRLKLPDPARREADMGKLCRLADLSYAARRCRALIAQIGQSPHYELPIDVRRAIGRLDATALRLAGDHFIRGRPDDRSRDRSGALRLGLALVWLAGLIERSPGETAKLRDALS, via the coding sequence ATGCCCGTCACGATGTCGCCTGCCAAGCCGTTCCGTATCGCAGGATTTGCGTTGCGTGACTGGGGATTCGCCCTGCGCATCTGGGCAGCAATGATGATCTCTCTCTACATCGCATTCTGGCTGCAGCTAGAGGGCGCCGCGTCCGCCGCGACCTGCGTCGGAATTCTCGCCTTGCCGACCCGAGGGCATGCACTGGAGAAGGCGTTCTGGCGGCTGTTCGGAACGGCCGTGGGGGTGATCGTGTCGATTGCGATCACGGGTGCGTTCAACGAGATCAGGGAACTGATGTTCCTGTCCTACGCGATTTGGCTCGGCATCTGCACCTATATCGCCAGTCACTTCGAAGGAAACCGGGCCTACGGAGCGGTTCTCAGCGGTTACACGGTTGCGATCGTCGCCATCGCACAGATCGACGCTCCCGAAAAGGTGTTCATGGCCGGCATGAACCGCGGCGCGGCCATCTTCGTCGCGATCGTCGTCGTGACGGTGATCAACGACATCCTGGCCGCGCCGGCTCTGTCGACGCTGGTTGGCGAGAAACTGGCGCGCGCGCGCATGCAGGTAACGGAATTCGCCGCGACCACCATCACAAAGGGGACGACGACAGCCTCGGACGTGGGCAACCTTCTTCAAACCGTGACAGCCATCCGAACCGACATCGACGCGGTCGCCGCCGAAGGACTCTCAGGCGGGCGTCGGGCAGCTGCTGCTGCTTCCGCTATCTCCGCACTGGTTCAGCAAACGAACATGGCTCGCGCGGTGGCGGTAGCCATCGATGATCTCGGCAACATCGGAGCCGAGCAGCGGGAGAAACTCGTCGCCTCGATGAAGGGTAGCGACCACCAGGCGGCAACGGAACTGCGCAACAAGCTGAGATCGGTCGAGCGTGCGCCCGACAGTCCCACGGGCCATCTGCTTGCAGCCAGCGGCGTCACGCTCCTGCTGGAGTGTGAGCGGCAAGGCGCACTGACGATCAGCGACGTTCGGAGCGGCCGGGGGCGGAAGGAACCTTCGGACCTGCCGATCTTCCGCTGCCGAGCGTCGGCCCTTCGCGACGCCTTGAGAGTCTTTTGCGTCGTTCTCGTTGTCGGAGCATTGCTATCCTTGACGAACTGGCCCGCGGTTTCCGCAGTGCTGATCCCGGCGACCGCATTGGCGGCCATGTCCAGCAGCACGCCTGATCCCCTGGGCTTCGTGAAGGGCGCCTGTATCATGGCTGTCCTTGCCGCCGTGCTCGTTGGCATCACGAAGTTCGTACTTCTCAGCGGGGCCGACGCATTTCCCCTTCTGGCTATCAGTATGGCGCCATTGGTGATGGCCGGTGCGCTGTTGTTGACGATCCCCAAGCCGTCGGCCTTCCTGTTGGGCTTTCTGACCCTCGCCCTCTCGCCGGGCCTGATGAATCCCCAAAATCCTGAGGACTATAGCGCCCTGGGATTTCTGGTGAACACCATGCTGACCCTCGGCGGATTTTTCATTCTGCTGCCCGCGCTTTCGCTGCTGCTTCCGACGACCGATCGTCATCGTCGGTGCTGGCTCCTGGAGTCTGCGGAAACAGATTGCCGAGATGCCTTCGCCGGCCGCGGAAAGTCCGACAACTCCCCAGAGATGTCCTTTAGGGACGCTAGCCGGATAGCGCAGTTCGGCCGGCTCAAATTGCCGGACCCCGCCAGACGGGAAGCCGACATGGGCAAACTGTGCCGTCTTGCGGACCTATCCTATGCGGCCAGACGGTGCAGAGCACTGATCGCGCAGATCGGGCAAAGCCCTCATTACGAACTCCCTATTGATGTGCGACGCGCGATCGGTCGCCTCGACGCAACCGCGCTGCGCCTGGCCGGAGATCATTTCATACGCGGACGTCCGGACGATCGAAGTCGCGATCGCTCCGGCGCTCTCAGATTGGGCCTCGCTCTTGTCTGGCTGGCGGGTCTCATCGAACGCAGCCCCGGAGAAACCGCGAAGCTGAGGGATGCGCTGTCATGA